TCATCCAATATCTTTTGTGACATCTCGATAATCCTTTTTGCCTTGGTCTTATAGAATCCAACTGGATATATTATCTTCTGGATCTCCGCTTCGTCCAAATTAATCATTTTTTTAGGGGTATCGGCATGCTTGAAGAGTTTAATTGAAGCCTTTTTTGTCACTTCATCCTTAGTTCTAAGACTCAATACGCATGAGATTAGCACCTTGTAAGGATCCCTGTCGGCTGCAACTTCAGAAACAATCGGTACATTGAACTTCTTAATCTCCTCTCTTAAGGCCACTAAAATATCTGAGATGTTGTTATTATCGATAATACTTACTCCCCCTTGAATCTTTTAGGAAATCCTGAATTATTTTATTGTGATCAAAGGCTAGATCAGTTGGTATTTGATCTATATCAAATAAGAATATCTCCTTGGCGTCATCGCCGGCTTTTGGCGTTCCGTTTCCTTTGCCAAGGAAAACGATACTTACCGTATGCCCGCGTGGGTCTCTATCAGGCTTTGAATAAATTCCTAAAAGAGATAAATTTGTGATGTCAAGGCCTGTCTCTTCTTTTGCTTCCCTTATTGCGGCATTTTCAACAGTCTCCCCATATTCAACAAAACCCCCAGGGAGTGCAAAACAGTCTTTGAAAGGTTCTCTCCCTCTTTTTATCAAGGCTAATTTATTATCTAAAAGAATTATTGTGTCGACTGCCAGTGAAGGGGACCTTCTCATATCCTAACTCCAATAAGGCGCTTAAAGAAAATTGTCACATAACCAAGTTTTGGTATCTTCATGACACTTTTTCCCAGAATAGCATAATCTGGTACACCTGGAAGTTTTTTACCATTTTCAAAGTAAGAGTCCTCAAAAGGATTGTTGTCACCCTTAGTTACAAAATACAGAATCCCATCCTCCTCTATTATGTTTATCGCTCTGTGCACAATAGGAATATCCTGGTACGGTCTCTTATATACAACAATGTCGCCGACCTGTAGATTGCTTGGTTCAGTTCCTTTTATCACAATAATGTCTCCTCTGTAATAGACGGGCTCCATACTTCCAGAAATTACAACGGCCACGGGATTTTCAACTTTTAAAGCGTAGGATAATGTCAAGCTAATGACTAGGTAAAGCACAACAGCAATAACTATACCTTCTAGTATCTCCTTGCCTTCTTTCTTGTAATCCACTGCTTCACATCCAGAAAAACATGTATATTATAGTATAAGATATAAGAAACCTTTTAAAAGTTTATTGATAGGTTCAATTGGTGATTTTATGGATGAAATTAATGATGATTATTCTATTGAAACTGCCCACCCTGATGAGATAATGGGCAGGATGATTTTTGAGATATCTTACCAAGAAGTCTTTTTGGATCTCCTTTTAAAAAAGCTTGAAGAAAAGGGGATATTAAAAGCTGAAGAATTTAAAAACGAAGTTCAAAAAGAAATTGAGCAGAATTATGGATTCTATCTAGATAAATATTACGCCAGCAGATAGTTATCTCACCAAGTCATAGATAACTGATGCCCATAAAACTGCGCACTTTTCTAAATTTTCTATTTTTACATATTCATCTGATATATGCCAAGTTTTATCAGAATCAGGTGAATGGGCAATTGCAGGTATTCCGTTTAAGTTCAGTATCTTTGCAACTGTTATACCGGCAGATGTTTCAAATTCCATTGGCATGCCAATCTCCTTTGCAGTGTTCTTAAAAGCATCTATTAATTTGCTATTATTTTCTATTATGTGAGGGTAGTGCCTTGTTGTAACTTCACCTAATCGTATGTCTACCTCTTTATCTTCCTTTTTTAAAACATCTATTTCGTCAGACATTCTTTTTAGTATCATGCCCTCAGTTATTCCGACGGGGTATCTTATATCAAGTGTAACTTTGCATCTTGAAGCCACTATATTCGGTGCATTTCCTCCAGATATCATACCCACGTTAATTGTTGGTGGGGTGAACCTAGGGTCGTATTTAAGATTGAAAACAAATTTTTCAAAGTTAGAGATTAATTTGGATACTTTGATTATGGCATTTATTCCTAATTCTGGTGTTGAACCATGGGATTGCTTCCCAAAACTTTCAAGGTCAAACCACGCTGCACCTTTTTCTCCAATAATTGCTTTGTCTATTGAACCGCTATCAGGAACAATTGCATAGTCAGGCTTAAACCCCTTCTCTACAATATATTCAACTCCATAATCGGATCCCATCTCTTCATCAGAAACTGCACAGAAATAAATCGTTCCTTTGAACTTTAATCCACTTTTGAGCAATGCTTTTATCCCAGCCCACGATGCTGCGAGGCATCCTTTGTTATCAAGAGCCCCCCTGCCGTAAATCTTTCCTTCATTTTCATATGGCTGAAATGGGTGATGCGTCCATCCCTCTCCTGGTGGCACAACGTCCATGTGGGAGATTATTGCAACAGATGGCTCTCCACTCCCTATTCTCCCAATGTAATTTGGCCTTTTTTCGTCCTTTGAAATAATCTGAACTTCAGCACCTATCTCTTTCATAGATTTCATGATTATATCATGTAAAAGATATTCATCCCCGGGAGGATTAACTGTTTCAGTTTCAATAAGGCTAAATAAAAAATCTAGCATTTCCTGTTTGTTAAGGTTTGAAGTGATCTTTGCAGCAATCTCATTTATCTCCATTACAACTCCTCCGCATATTTTAAGGCCAAATAAAAGTATTTTTTTGTAAGTTCTTTGGCAGTACTATCTAGAGATGCTTGATAACCGTTTATCTTTGCCCTGACACAAGCCCTATACCCTTTGTAA
Above is a window of Methanofastidiosum sp. DNA encoding:
- a CDS encoding NUDIX hydrolase; the protein is MRRSPSLAVDTIILLDNKLALIKRGREPFKDCFALPGGFVEYGETVENAAIREAKEETGLDITNLSLLGIYSKPDRDPRGHTVSIVFLGKGNGTPKAGDDAKEIFLFDIDQIPTDLAFDHNKIIQDFLKDSRGSKYYR
- a CDS encoding signal peptidase I; translation: MDYKKEGKEILEGIVIAVVLYLVISLTLSYALKVENPVAVVISGSMEPVYYRGDIIVIKGTEPSNLQVGDIVVYKRPYQDIPIVHRAINIIEEDGILYFVTKGDNNPFEDSYFENGKKLPGVPDYAILGKSVMKIPKLGYVTIFFKRLIGVRI
- a CDS encoding M20 family metallopeptidase gives rise to the protein MEINEIAAKITSNLNKQEMLDFLFSLIETETVNPPGDEYLLHDIIMKSMKEIGAEVQIISKDEKRPNYIGRIGSGEPSVAIISHMDVVPPGEGWTHHPFQPYENEGKIYGRGALDNKGCLAASWAGIKALLKSGLKFKGTIYFCAVSDEEMGSDYGVEYIVEKGFKPDYAIVPDSGSIDKAIIGEKGAAWFDLESFGKQSHGSTPELGINAIIKVSKLISNFEKFVFNLKYDPRFTPPTINVGMISGGNAPNIVASRCKVTLDIRYPVGITEGMILKRMSDEIDVLKKEDKEVDIRLGEVTTRHYPHIIENNSKLIDAFKNTAKEIGMPMEFETSAGITVAKILNLNGIPAIAHSPDSDKTWHISDEYVKIENLEKCAVLWASVIYDLVR